The sequence CTACAAGCCTCTCTCCAATTCATTACACCCGCTGTCCCACTCCCAATCTACTAACCCTTCTTCATATGGCCTCCCCCACCATCTCCACCTGAAGTTAAcgcccaccccaccccaccctctctctttcttcctcctttgCCATCTTTACTCTGCTGTGACTTGGTTGCCATGCCGAGGCTTGAGGCGGAGGTTGCAGTGTTGCTGTGTGCTGTCTTCTTCGTTCCCGCCTCCGGCATCTTGCACCCGGTGGACTACTTGGTGCTGCAGTCGCTCCGCCAGTCGCTGGCCGACCTCCCGGGCTCCGCCTTCTTCGCCAGCTGGGACTTCACCGCTGAACCCTGCGCCTTCGCCGGCGTGCTCTGCTCCCGCGACCGCGTCGTCGCCCTCTCCCTCGGCGACCCCCGCGCTGGCTCCCCGGGTCTCACTGGCCACCTGCCCTCCTCCCTCATCCGCCTCTCCGCCCTCGCTGAGCTCTCCCTTGTCCCCGGCCGCGTCGCTGGTCCCCTCCCTGCTTCCCTCCCTTCCAGCCTCCGCTTCCTCGCCCTCTCCGGTAACCTCCTCTCCGGCTCCCTGCCCCCCTCCCTCTCCGCCCTCCGCCGCCTCCGCACCCTCGACCTAAGCTCCAACCGCCTCTCCGGCTCTGTTCCCCCCGCCATCTTCCGCCTTCCGGAGCTCCGGACCCTCATCCTCGCCCACAACCGCCTCTCTGGCCCCGTCCCCGCTGTCGCCTCCGCTCCTCTCCTCCGCCTCGACCTCAGGAGCAACGCCCTCACCGGCTCCGTCCCCTTCCTGCCCCCGTCCCTCGTCTACCTCTCCCTCGCCTCTAACCGGCTCTCCGGGTGGGTGGACCGGGTGCTCCCCCGGCTCACCCGGCTCCAGTTCCTCGACCTATGCATGAACCACCTCTCCGGCCCGCTCCCGGGAGTCCTCTTCACCTTCTCCGTCTCGACTCTGCGGCTGCAGAGGAACCAGTTCTCGGGTCCGCTCCGGCCAGCCAGCCCACTGCCGGTGGAGGGGGCCACGGTCGACCTGAGCTACAACCGGCTCACGGGAAACGTACCGGCGGAGCTGGCGCCGGCTGGCCGGTTGTACCTGGACTTCAACCGTTTCACAGGGCAGTTGCCGGCAGCGCTGGTGGACCGGGTGGTGGCGGGCCGCATGCGGGTGCTCTACTTGCAGCACAACTACCTGACAGGGTTCGGGATCGGCGGCGCGGCAGCCTCCGTTCCGGCGGGCATGTCTCTGTGCTTGCAGGACAACTGCATGGTGCCGCCGGTCAACGCGGCGTGCCCGCGCAACGCCGGGCCGCAGAGGATGCGGCCGCCGGAACAGTGCGCTGCCATCAGGAACAGGGGCTGATCGAAACGGATGGTGATTCTTCCGTTAAATCCTCGTCCCGCAAAAGAAATTAATGGTAGAGTGGATCTCTTCTCCCTGTCACCGATCCATGAACACAAATGCCACGGAAGCAATCTTCAATCTGCAATCTGCGACATTGCAGCCTTGAGTGACTACTCTTGACTGTATCACTAACTTCGAAATGTATCGAAGTCAGCTTAAAAGATGCAGAGATGTTGAAAAGGTGATGACTCTGCTTTGCTTCGCAGGCACAGCTGTGAGTGGGTTGGACTGTGGGGAGGTCTACGGAGCTGCGATTTCTTTGTCAGAGAGATTCTCCATTGCAGGAGACACGTTCTTGCATCAATAATTATGATGCTACCTTGGTTCCATGATGGAGGAGAGAATCCTGTGAGCTACACATCATCAAAAGATTACTCTTTGCAGCAAAGAATTCTCCCGATGCAGTGTAAACCTCCACCATCTGCATTTATTCGCCCATAGGAACGAGGCACTGTTCTTCTCCATCGCCCCACACgtccaagaaagagaagccatgcATTGATGACACTGTCACGCTCAACCGTGATGGGGACTTAACATGCGATGCCGGTCTCACAAACACAAGGCTTCATTATTCGGCTCACATGGCCATGGCCTTCATATCCCCACGTACTGCTCTGCTTCTCTCACATGATGGATGATGAGGCATACTTCATTTGTGCCGCAAAATATATAATATGTAAATGACTgtcacatatataatatataaacatGACCAAACCTAATGAATGCACGAATTCCCGCCattaaaataaaagagaaagaaaataaaataaaatacccGCAAGGAGTTGGCAATCAAAGCGGCTCGGGCGAGAAGACGAGGCAGCGCGGGGGTAGGAGCGCTGCTATCGACAAATCTCGACCGTCCGTTTCAGCCGCGAGTACGAACAAGCAAGCGGGTTTCTTTAATCACGGGAGGATCATTTGTCTAGCTCAACGCAGGAGACACAGAAACTCACGTTCCGAAGTTGCTCTCGGTATGGGACCCGTCAGTTCGATACCGTGATTTCCTCTGAAGCCTGAACTGGAAATGATAGCGGATCCCCAAACTACTTCTGCCAACGGCCCATCTTCCCTCCTCCCCTCCTATAAACGAAGAGGCTCCGCTCGCCTTCTTCTTGCTTCTCTCAGTCTTCCTGTACCTTCCAACCCTAACCGCTCAGCCCTCACGAAGCCCTTTCAAGAACCTTGCCCTCCGATACGATGGTCAAGAAGTCCTCCACCAGCGGCGTCGCGTCATCCCCGCCGGCGGAGAAATCACCGAACTATGCAGATAACCTCAAGGCCCTCAACCGGATCCTCCTCGATGAGATGATGATGCGGCGGAAGCAAGTGAACGACCTCCACGCCCGCCTCGACCGCCTCTCCCTCGCTTCTGACCTCGAGCGCGGCGTTACCCGCCTCGTCATCTCCTCCCGCCTCGCCGAGTTCGCCGCGGAGATGGCGGCggcgaaggagaaggagaaggagaacgaCCTCTTGATCTCGCGCTTGAAGTTGGAGACCGCCATGGGCGATGATAATTCGATCAAGCAGGTTTTGAACGAGGCGATCTTGGATAGGAATTCGGCCCTACTGAAACTCGAGGAGACGCAGCTTCAAGTTGTGATGGCAGTGAGCACCGGTCGAGAGATAATCGCGAAGCTACGGTCGGATCTTGAAGAACGGAAGGCTCAAATCCTAGCCCTGGAAGCCGACAACGCTTCCATGGTGGAGAGGATTGGGTCGATGGAAAAAGCTCCGCGAAGCGCTAATGATCAATTGCAGTTGATTAAAGGAGAGAAGGGTGAGATCGAGAAAGATTTGGAGCGTGCGATCTTGGAGAGCGACGCGTGCAAAAGGGATCTGAACGCGATGCCGACGGCACTTCAGAAGACGGATGGGTCTCAGGTTTCAATTGATGCTTTCGATGAGAATATGGTGAAGATGCAGCATGACTTTGAGGATAAAACGAAAGGGTTTATCCTCAGCAGTGACCAGTGCAAGATGGAAGAGGTTCGGGAAGAGAGAGGTATTCTTGAGACCGAGATCGCTAATCTTCAGGGAAGGGAGTCAGAGCTTCAGGCCACTGGGCAGGAAAAGATAGCTTTGGAAGAGAAGTTGAGATTAGCAGAGGAGCCTCTCATGAAGAGCAGTGAGTCTTTGAGTTTTGTTACTGGAGAGAAGGATTACCTCAAGAAGGCTCTGGATCGTGCAATCTTGGAGAGAGACTCAAACCAGAGGAATGCTACGGTTACAGGGGAGGCAGAGAAGTTAACGATGGAGATTGACTCTTCTGGAAACGAGAAAAAGATACTGCAGCTTGACAATGAGGGGCAGATAGGTGATCATGTAAAGGAGGTTGATAGTACGGTGAACTCATTGAAAAAGATTATAGAGGAGAAGGATGCAATCGACGGATCGAGGGCCATGGAGGAGGATGAAATGGCAGATTGTCCATGTTGTTTTTCTGCGCATCAGGATTTATGCGGAGCCAACACCGAAAGCAACGCCCGGCTGCAATCTCAGAACGACCCCAGAGGCCTAGATCCTGACAAGGCGGAAGTCAATGGCCCAAGAGGGCAGCTGGAGAAGGATGATGACCACGGTGAACTCCGGGAGAAGAAGGCGTTTCCTAAGAGCCTTATGGCCGAGAACAAGGACTCGAAGAAGAATCTTTATTCACCGAGCGGACGAAGGCTGTCCCTGGATGAAAGGTCCAGAGCTCTTACTGAGAAATATGAACTGGCTTACAATCTGATAAACGGTGTCATGAAGCTCTCCTTTGCCATTGAGGACTTGGAAGAAAATGCTAATCGCAAACGACATGGCCTCGACTATGATTCGGATGAGACTACTGAGAATATTTCAAGGGAATTGGCGGTCTTCAAGATGACTTTCAGGAGGAAGATGGCGATGATCCATAACATGAGCCAGGAGCTCGAGCTCTTGCGCGATGCCGTGGCCGAGGCTAAGAACAAGGGTGGAATGCGGACTTGGCTTTACCCTGCTGCTGCTACTTTACTTGCTGCCATTTCTTTGGCCTATGCAGCCAAGCGCTGACGCCCGGTATCGGGTTATCGACTTGCCGCCTCGTGTTCACAAGACAATTGTCGTTGAAGGCTTCGATGTGCTTTGTCAGTTCTTCGAGAACAACTTTTGTAGGAACTTTTTTGTTCCGTTACACAGGTACGGAAGCTTTTTTTTTTGGGGGCGGGGGGCTGCAGCTTCTCACAATTTGAATGAATAAACTGATACTTCTGCTGTAGCTTCACACGAGATGGTGTTTACCGTGAGATTGTTCTGTTTCTTACCCAGAGAAGTCTTACTACTAAACCGAAACCAATTCGGTCCCAGTTTCGATCTGGTTTACCGTGACAATGCATCAGCCAACTTATGAAACACTAGGAACTCTCTCTCGTTGCATTTCTTTAGGCCGTGTGAGCAGGCAGCGAAGAAGCTGCAGAAAGGCATATTATCTGATGCACAGATCCATTCGTTCCTGACAGGATAAAAAATCAGCAATCGAAATGTTTCTAACATCTTATGTCTGCATGTTCATCAGAGTTAAGACTATGGTGAATATACACCATGACGGGACGAACTTTTTACAGACCAAGGCGACGAAATTCGATACACAATTTGCTTTACAAATAAAGTGAGGCCCAAACAACGGATTGTTGTCACGGATGCCCTTCATGTCTCCTCTGGCTTGTCTTCCTCTTCACGGCGGAATCGGCAGGACTGCCTGGGAACTCCCACCTGGTGACAGCATGGTCCCAGGAAGAACTGACAAGCACTGGGTAATAGGGGTGCCAGCTACAATCTCTAATGGCATCGTTGTGCCAGGCGAGTTTTGCAACGATTGCTCCAGTTACCTGAAACATTGTTTATGGTATAAACTATATTGTCAAGTTCGAAGAACAATTAACTCTAGTCGAAAGCCAGGATGTTCTAAATGTGTGGCAAAATGCAACCAGACCAAAGGGTTAAACTAATGTACACTTTGGCTTGAGCATCTGTAAACCAACATGGATTATTAGATAAGAGTAGCTGGGGATTTTACACAGCAAGATGTTTGGATTCAGATACCTCACTAACAGCCgtgaataaaattaaataaaaagatgGAAGATAAGTACACCAAGAGTGAAAGAAGTTGAGCGAGCTACATACCACATCATAGATATAAACACACTTGTCGAAGGATCCTGTATAGATGTACTTCTGACCCGTGCTGTAACAAATGGTAAAACTAGTAAGCCATGTGTATACTTCTAACGGAACAGTAGCTAACAAAAAGTTTTATATTACAAAACTTCCAATGCAAAGACAAATGctggaaatttttggagtactaatccttgcatctcaatgATTGTGAGTGTGTCCTGTGAGTTGATGTCAAAATCAACTGACGCTTCGGAACAATGGATAGCAGACCAACCTGTGTGTAGGGGAGAAGTAACAGCGTATCAGAGTGCGCAAGACTGAATGCCCTTTATATGTAGCTACAGACCGATCGCATGGGTGCTTCTGATTCCTTGCTTCAGCTGGGTAGTCCATCCATCTATAGTCCCAGTCATAATAAGTTCTCGGAGTTCGGCTGCATATAACAGAAAGAACAATGTCTCAACAACTGGGGATCACTACATTTGAAGCACTAGAACCATCAATGACATCCAAAAGAGTAACGtgaaataaaacatataaatcCAGAAGCAGACCTGATTCTTTGATTTGGAAACCAATAGTAAAGTAAATTCAACACAGTTCATATAAATTGaccaaaatattaaattataagtAAATAGTATTAATGGTATAAATTACACTGCAGAAGTATCATGCTATACTCCTTAGACATGAACCTGAGAGTTCCTATGAGCATCAACAATCTTGCATGTCATTCTTACATCAGTCCTAAATTGCCTCTTTTAGGGATAAATATGATCACTTTATAAATTTTACAGAACCACGTCAAACAATGCATGAAAGAGTCATGGAAGCACAAAATATGCATCTATCGAATATTTTGTAATTGATGCAGAAGAAATATATCAAAGCCAAGCAAGAATATGGTCTGAACCTTCAGAAAAAAGGCCTACTATCTTCTCCATTCTTGGGCATTTGATGCATAGTGTGGATCTACATCCCATTAGAACCAACAGGTAAAAAACAAGGGCCAGCAAAATCTAGCGACAACCTAAGCTAGTGCCGAAGGCAGAACCACCCATAGGACaagcataataaatttcagataattTGGCATGTCTTCTAATTATGACCACGGTATAACTTTCCGATATCTCCTAATACAAATAGCGTTTCTTTCGAAGCAATGATTTAATTGGTTCTAACTACCACAAAGACAATATTTGACTAATATATAACCAGTTGCAAGATGGTCAGATAAAAGGAAAAGTTATTCATAACAGGAAGTAGCACATACGATTTAGTAGTGGAGGACATTCTCCTAATGTCCCAAAGTTTGGTAGTCTGGTCTTTACTATTTGAAATGAAGTAATGGCCATCCCCACGGCTATCTATAAATGTAATGCCTTCTAGATGACCTTCGAGAAAGCCTGCTGGATTTCCTGTTGCTGCAATGCATCGTCTGTCCCAAACCTGAGTTATATGACATCCTGATTCATGATCAACCAAGCAGATGGAAGATAAACTTCTAACAGAGGTAAGTTCATCTGATGAGATACTCATCTGAGCAAAATAGTGCTGACCAGATGGCAAAATAATTGGGCAACACATCAAACACCTAATgtgatatttattaaattatcatggaattttaaggcatactcaCTAGACACTTTCAACTAGAAAAACTAATGGAAAGCCTTGCAGATTAACATTTTGTGAACAAAAGAATAGACACCAACATTGCAATCAACATTGAATAATGTTGTTCTTACTGCAGACCATATAGTTGAAGCATGGAGCTTACCTTGCAGAGATTATCATCACTACCGGAGAACATGACATGGCCAGTTTCATCAGCAAATGAAACTGTATTTACATCATCCTGAGATGACAGagagacaaaaaaaatatattccagaaGAATCAGTAATAGAGTTCAACAATGTAAAACTTGAAATTTGGTCATTAATTGTCCAAACAAGGGATATTAATCTATTTCTTGAGGGGGAAATTAAGAGAAATGTAAATGAAAGGAATACAAAATTAgaagaacaaataaaaaaaatcatacggTGTGAGCTATAATGCGCATTGCCAACTTGTTTGCCTCCAGGTCATACACATATATTGAATCATCACTGCCTCCAGCAACAAGCTCTCGACCATCGGTTGAAAATTTTATGGAAAATATATTAAAGGAGTCTCTGTCGCCATCAACAGAAAAATCCAAATGTTCATGAATTTCCTGTATGAAAAAGGAACTATCAATATCAGGTGATACTAGGAAAAGGGAATCATAGGGAAAAAGGTCAAGCATCATCTACACAAACACATGGACATTTTAACTGACATGAGAACTATCTACTGTTTTTAAGCAAAAGATGATCATAACAAGTGCCATAAGAGTATATAAGCAGCAGCAAATTATAAATACCATCAGGAAGCATATCTTAGATTACAGCATACTGCAATATGAAATTTTTGCATCTAGAGAAGTAATTAAATTTACTCATAAAATATCTCCTTGGATTAATTCATATAAAGGAGTGCAAGAATTTTCTCTGATTgaatactttttctttttatggtTTGCTATTCTAAAAAATCTTTTATCTTCCTTAGTATGTCAGTTACAAGGAAACACATGCATCTTATTTTGCTGAAAAATGTCAAAATTCTAAGCATCATTTTATGACATGAGATAAGGAATAATCTAAAACTGGGTGGCGATCCATCAAGTTGCAGAATGCACACAGAATGGTCCTTTATGGCAGACCTCAACAGAAGTTAGTGTTGTTTAAAGTTATGCTATTTTGAAGAAAAAGCACTAACCGTAATGTTAGCTTGTGAGTCTGTCATCCCGGTCCGCACATTAACAATATGAACAAGTGGTGTGAGACTAGAATAAACCTGCAATGAAAAAAACAAGTTTGATTCAAATATACAAATCAATCTTACTGAAGGACATCATgccaaaaaagaggaaaaaaatcaGATGATAAATAACCATTAGCTTTTAAAACAAAGTACAATAACAGAACATACAAAAATGAGGTGTCCTATGAGAAAGGTAATATAGATGTTTCTTACAAAGGATGTTCTAAATCTGGTTTCTAATATAGTCCTTGTACTTGCTGTCTAGCATACACAAGTTGGAGTTCCAAGACATTTAGACAGTTTATTTATTAACAATATTCTCAAGTCTCTTCTCCTCTTATTTTCTTAATCACAGTGCTGCTCAATGAAAGCTGAAGGAAGCCTGATCATAAACCCAAAATAAACATAAATCAGAGCTGGTTTGAACTGGTCTGACTGAAGCTATCAACCCAATCCAGCCCCATAACAGCTTGATAATAGGTATTGAAATGCAGTCAGGACTTTTAGGCATGATTAAGATTGGTCCATGTGCCAGTCAATGTTTGAACTGTTATACATCACCGATATCTGGAAGTATATAACAAGATCTAAAATGTTTGTTTCTTTAGAAAACAAAAAGGATCTACATTGAGCGAAATACTTCAATTTTTTCCACTGGGATCAGGTCTAAACTTACAAGATGCCGTTGGTCAGGTGAAAGAGCTGTATCTGTAATTGTCCATCTCAAACTCTGAGCATTTATATCTTTCTGTACTTTCCATCCATTGTCAACATTGTAAATTCTAATACGGCTCCCCTGTTCAATTAACAAACAGATGGACATAACCAGTCACTAGTCCGGAACCGCAACAGGAAAAGAATTTCTTACTAACCTCCCATTAAACGCTCAAGCAAAGCATACCTGAAATCCTGCAACAAGAAGTGAACCATCAATGGAGAATTGCGACACATATGCTTCACTGTTCATCCTGTCTATTTGACTTGGAGAATTCACAGGCAGGTACCGGCCAAGAACATGTGAGCAATCAGCTGACGAGAACCTTCCCTGTCCAGAATAATTAGCTTCCCTTGCCAATAACATTGTAGTTGTGGGGATAGGCATTCTCCGGCAGCTCCTTAGAGCCTTAAGGTTACTTGTACAGGGTCCCGATTGGAGCTTCGTAAGTTGAGATATCTCATCATCAATCGTGAAAGTCGCATCAACAGGCACTAGCGTGGAAGAAGAAGCTCTGCTCCGATTCAGCCTCCAACGTCGCATGGTGGAAAACTGCTGCGTTTCCAGGAACTTGTTATATATACCATTTGAGAAACACATGAAAAAGCAAATGCTAAGGCATGAGAGTAATCTTTATTACAGGTAAAGACAGAGAGAAGTTTGTAAACATTTTTAATCAGATTCAATTAATGATCTTCGACTATAAATTCAGAAAAATGGCATATTTATTCGCTGCATCCCTTAGCTCCTCCTTTCTACTTACTCTTCCTCTCGTCATCGGCCTCGTGAGGAGGAAGTGAAGATGGAGAGAACACTAAGGGGCACGAAGCAAACACCTACTCTTTTTTATGCCGATTCTCTAATCCCTTCAAGATAACACTCTCTCACCGTCCATTCCAACAAAAAAAGCACCTCCTTGCCTAAAAATTGGAACTTTTCTGATGACAGATAACGACGAGTTCTCCCAatcgaaaaggagaaaaagaaaaaaaaaacgaaatAAAATCCGACAAGTTCTGGACGATCGAAGCAGAAACTCCAATTGAACTCAGTCGAATCGCAATAAAAATGCGTTCTGGATTACCTAATCGGATGCCGAAGTAGGGTTCCAAGCGGCGACCAAAGAGAGGGAAACCGGACACCAAGCGAGACGAGCAGAGCGACGGGGTTGGTTGATACTAGGAAGGAAAGACCACGGAGCAGATCTTAGAAGATGGACTTGTAGCAGCTGCAGCGACGGCGTACAAAATTGACGTCCGACGGATGCAGAAGCGCAAACGTATGAAGTGTATCTTGGACTTTATATTTCGTGGACAGGTTGCAGTCTGTTGATGGAATTTTATGATATGTATGCAGAGTACACTGAGTAAGGACGGATTAATCCACGACTGAAGGCGCTAAGGACGCGTGTCTTCACTTGTATGAATTAACATGATCGACGGTCAGGATCATCTGAGAGGAACGGGCATGTGAGTGATTGATAGAATTTGACGGTCAGGATCATCTGGATCGGCTTCCAAGGCACCGCGCACGCTCAGTGCTTGCCCTAACCCCCTCCGCCCGCTTATTACTTGGCGCGAACCCCCAACTCCTCCGCCCTCCGCTCCCACTCGAAGAGGCCGGCGAAGAGAGAAAGAATAGGGAAGCGATGGGGAAGGCGGCGAAGGGATCGAGGAAGGGGAAGAAGGCATGGAGGGCCAACATCAGCACCGACGACATCGACGACTACTTCGAGAAGTCCACCAAGGACGCCCTCAGCGGCCGCACCGACGCCATCGCCTCTCTTCCCAGCAACTCCCTCTTCTACTTTGACAAAAGATCCACCACCGGAACGATTCTGCTCCTTCTAGAGCTTTTCCTTCTTTAAATTCTTTTGATTCTTTGCATGCTTAGTATGCTTTGCCCATGATTGCTTCAAGATTTTAGGCTAGCATCATGACTCGCATGGAttttctttatcttctgtcggtcCCTTGAATCCAGTTTTGCTGGTTTCAGGGTTAGAATATATACTGATAACGACAATCTATGGTCTGTGTACGCATTCAAATTAGTCATGCTGTACGGTTGCAAGAACATATTGAAGCTAAAAGGCACGCACAACTGTGTTAAGATAAGGATTGTGAAGTTATTTGAAGAGAAACACGAGTAACT comes from Musa acuminata AAA Group cultivar baxijiao chromosome BXJ3-3, Cavendish_Baxijiao_AAA, whole genome shotgun sequence and encodes:
- the LOC103978990 gene encoding leucine-rich repeat receptor-like protein FASCIATED EAR2, yielding MPRLEAEVAVLLCAVFFVPASGILHPVDYLVLQSLRQSLADLPGSAFFASWDFTAEPCAFAGVLCSRDRVVALSLGDPRAGSPGLTGHLPSSLIRLSALAELSLVPGRVAGPLPASLPSSLRFLALSGNLLSGSLPPSLSALRRLRTLDLSSNRLSGSVPPAIFRLPELRTLILAHNRLSGPVPAVASAPLLRLDLRSNALTGSVPFLPPSLVYLSLASNRLSGWVDRVLPRLTRLQFLDLCMNHLSGPLPGVLFTFSVSTLRLQRNQFSGPLRPASPLPVEGATVDLSYNRLTGNVPAELAPAGRLYLDFNRFTGQLPAALVDRVVAGRMRVLYLQHNYLTGFGIGGAAASVPAGMSLCLQDNCMVPPVNAACPRNAGPQRMRPPEQCAAIRNRG
- the LOC135633703 gene encoding LEC14B homolog, which gives rise to MRRWRLNRSRASSSTLVPVDATFTIDDEISQLTKLQSGPCTSNLKALRSCRRMPIPTTTMLLAREANYSGQGRFSSADCSHVLGRYLPVNSPSQIDRMNSEAYVSQFSIDGSLLVAGFQGSRIRIYNVDNGWKVQKDINAQSLRWTITDTALSPDQRHLVYSSLTPLVHIVNVRTGMTDSQANITEIHEHLDFSVDGDRDSFNIFSIKFSTDGRELVAGGSDDSIYVYDLEANKLAMRIIAHTDDVNTVSFADETGHVMFSGSDDNLCKVWDRRCIAATGNPAGFLEGHLEGITFIDSRGDGHYFISNSKDQTTKLWDIRRMSSTTKSRTPRTYYDWDYRWMDYPAEARNQKHPCDRSVATYKGHSVLRTLIRCYFSPTHSTGQKYIYTGSFDKCVYIYDVVTGAIVAKLAWHNDAIRDCSWHPYYPVLVSSSWDHAVTRWEFPGSPADSAVKRKTSQRRHEGHP